The Vicia villosa cultivar HV-30 ecotype Madison, WI linkage group LG1, Vvil1.0, whole genome shotgun sequence genome includes a region encoding these proteins:
- the LOC131613108 gene encoding uncharacterized protein LOC131613108, with protein sequence MESWKNIPLSKEEEEGVVAADDEISGDEIFQRTLAGKLWTDNNFNSRAFTSTMISAWKLKNPVETQELNKNLFLFRFSTKRDLETVLRNGPWSFDRNLLVLVRISGEEQPSALNMHFGVFWVRIYELPLILRTEAMAKKIGGIIGVFEEMDQKEAHKNGRFLRVKVKMDLKQPLKRGTVVKFKDKTLRIHFKYERLPTFCFVCGRIGHQLKDCESLGDISEEGFEDIEEQDLSFGLWLRASPLPRITEEQHRKDSSSGTCSRSLFNISSSQSKCGSKGKEKEDEAEVEQHPVRENMSKEVRKEAEGTKQICNLAIESVAESLGAVEISKPSSNAGSSQHGTTKKKKWTRRKSVP encoded by the exons ATGGAGAGTTGGAAGAACATTCCTTTATCTAAAGAGGAGGAGGAAGGAGTTGTAGCGGCTGACGACGAAATCAGTGGAGATGAAATTTTTCAGAGGACCCTGGCTGGGAAACTCTGGACCGACAACAACTTCAACTCGAGGGCATTTACAAGTACAATGATTAGTGCTTGGAAGCTTAAGAACCCGGTTGAGACACAAGAGCTCAACAAAAACTTGTTCCTATTTCGTTTCTCCACAAAGAGAGATTTGGAGACTGTGTTACGGAATGGACCATGGAGCTTTGATCGAAACCTGCTAGTCCTAGTTCGAATCTCTGGAGAAGAACAACCCTCTGCGTTGAACATGCATTTTGGAGTATTTTGGGTTCGGATCTACGAACTCCCTTTAATTCTCAGAACTGAAGCTATGGCAAAAAAGATTGGTGGAATCATTGGGGTATTCGAAGAGATGGATCAGAAAGAAGCCCATAAGAACGGACGGTTCCTGCGTGTCAAAGTTAAAATGGATCTAAAGCAACCGTTGAAAAGAGGCACGGTGGTGAAGTTTAAGGACAAGACCCTGAGGATACATTTTAAATATGAACGCCTACCTACGTTCTGTTTTGTATGTGGCAGGATTGGTCACCAGTTAAAAGACTGTGAATCCCTTGGTGACATCAGTGAAGAAGGCTTTGAAGACATCGAAGAACAGGATCTCTCTTTCGGCCTCTGGCTAAGGGCATCCCCATTACCCAGAATTACGGAAGAACAGCATCGAAAAGACTCGAGTTCAGGAACGTGTAGTAGAAGCCTGTTTAACATCTCCTCATCTCAAAGCAAATGTGGATCAAAAGGTAAAGAGAAGGAGGACGAGGCCGAAGTAGAACAACATCCAGTCAGAGAAAACATGAGCAAGGAAGTAAGGAAGGAGGCTGAGGGCACCAAACAAATCTGCAATCTTGCTATTGAGTCAGTAGCAGAATCTCTAGGTGCGGTTGAGATCTCCAAACCGTCATCAAATGCTGGAAGTAGCCAACATGGGACcacaaagaagaaaaagtggACAAGGAGGAAATCG GTTCCCTAG